AAAGctaattttagaaaatattagaagTGGAATTGGTGGTAAACTATTTTTGGAACTAGGACCAGACCATGCTACTTCTACTGAAATTGCAGGAGGTAATATAAGGACAGGTGACATTGTTTCTATTCGTCCTTCAACTTCAAGTTCCAAAGATAAAAAACAGGCAAAGCTACAGTCCAATAAACATCATAAACCACTCCGCAATCATAAAGATTACAATAAATCAGATGCTGTTCCTATTGATGCTGTAGTTGGGGTAGTCACCAAGATTAATGAGaaagttttaattattgcaattgaagaaaatcaaGAGAAGAATGCtatacaattatattcttgTACACGGTTATATGTATTTAAAACTGTTAATGATATTACCTATAAAAGAATGGAGTCAACAATGAGGAAATTAtcagaatttaaatttctcTCTGATAAGAAGATTGTTCAATACTTATTGAATGAAGCACAATTTATTAGACAATCACCAATTTCAGAtgttaaatttgaaaatgatcaattaaatgaatcaCAAAAAACTGCAATCAAATTTTCTCTTGCCAATTCTATATCAATTATTCATGGCCCACCCGGAACAGGTAAAACATATACATTAGTTGAGTTAATCCAACAACTTGTTCATAGAGGGCAAAGGGTACTTGTGTGTGGCCCATCTAACATTTCAGTGGATACAATTTTAGAAAGATTGTCTAAAGTTTTACCACCAGATTCTTTATTGCGTATCGGTCATCCAGCAAGACTgttggaaaaaaatttatcatattCTTTGGACGTTCTGAGCAAAACCGGTGATTTTGGATCAATTCTTAAAGATATTCtaaatgatattgataaaacTATTCGTgatataagaaaaatgaaaaaagataaagataGAAGAGAGGGGTGGAAACTAGTCAAAGAACTAAGacaagaattaaaagaacGTGAAGGCAAGGCAATTACTGAattcattttaaaatctaaGGTTATTGTCGCAACATTGCATGGTTCTAGCAGTAGAGAATTATGTTCTGTTTATAAGGATATAGGTGATCGTAATTTGTTTGACACATTGATAATTGATGAAGTCTCTCAAAGCTTAGAGCCTCAATGCTGGATACCGATTATATCTCACTACAAGTCAGACATTACCAAATTGGTTTTGGCAGGTGATAATCAGCAATTATCACCAACTATTAAAACGAcagataattcaaaaattattaaaactcTTGGTACAACATTGTTTGATAGGCtagtgaaaaattatgGTGATCAATTTAAACTTTTGTTGAATGTTCAATACAGAATGAATAAGGATATCATGCAATTCCCATCAGAACAAATgtatgataataaattggTAGCGGATGAATCTGTTTCACGTCTTTTGTTAAATGATCTTTCGGGAgttgatgataatgatgagaCCATGGTGCCTCTGCTATGGTATGACACCCAAGGTGACGAATTTCCAGAAAGTTCAGACGATGCTGAAAATGCAGATATTATATCAtctaaatataatgaaGGCGAAGCTTTAATTGTGAAGGATCACGTTATTAAACTAATGGATAGCAACATCAGCCAAGAACATATTGGTATCATTTCACCATACAGTGCACAAGTATCATATTTAAAGAAGTTACTGCGTGAAAAATATCCCTTAATCGAAATACAAACTGTTGATGGGTTTCAAGGAAGGGAAAAGGAAgttataatattaact
This DNA window, taken from Henningerozyma blattae CBS 6284 chromosome 3, complete genome, encodes the following:
- the HCS1 gene encoding ATP-dependent 5'-3' DNA helicase HCS1 (similar to Saccharomyces cerevisiae HCS1 (YKL017C); ancestral locus Anc_2.656), yielding MSKELSELFLNAIEYEKSQDIKQTTELLQSSSLKTLVSSGYAISKLILENIRSGIGGKLFLELGPDHATSTEIAGGNIRTGDIVSIRPSTSSSKDKKQAKLQSNKHHKPLRNHKDYNKSDAVPIDAVVGVVTKINEKVLIIAIEENQEKNAIQLYSCTRLYVFKTVNDITYKRMESTMRKLSEFKFLSDKKIVQYLLNEAQFIRQSPISDVKFENDQLNESQKTAIKFSLANSISIIHGPPGTGKTYTLVELIQQLVHRGQRVLVCGPSNISVDTILERLSKVLPPDSLLRIGHPARLLEKNLSYSLDVLSKTGDFGSILKDILNDIDKTIRDIRKMKKDKDRREGWKLVKELRQELKEREGKAITEFILKSKVIVATLHGSSSRELCSVYKDIGDRNLFDTLIIDEVSQSLEPQCWIPIISHYKSDITKLVLAGDNQQLSPTIKTTDNSKIIKTLGTTLFDRLVKNYGDQFKLLLNVQYRMNKDIMQFPSEQMYDNKLVADESVSRLLLNDLSGVDDNDETMVPLLWYDTQGDEFPESSDDAENADIISSKYNEGEALIVKDHVIKLMDSNISQEHIGIISPYSAQVSYLKKLLREKYPLIEIQTVDGFQGREKEVIILTLVRSNEKFEVGFLKEERRLNVAMTRPKKQLCIVGNMEMLERSRNKYLKNWANWNSNNSEIRYPDISELLEIYS